CATGTCGGGGGACTGGATGATGATCTGTGGCGCGATGAAGTTGTTCCAGGTGCCCAGGTAGGTGATGAGCAGGAACGCGCCGACCATCGGGCGGACCATGGGCAGGGCGATGGTGAAGAACAGGCGTAGCTCGCCGCAGCCGTCGACGCGGGCGGCCTCGAGCATCTCGTTGGGCATGCTGGAGATAAACGCCTGGCGGAAGAGGTAGACGCCGAACGCCGGCGCGAGCGCGGGGAGGATAAGCCCGCCGTAGCTGTCCAAGAGCCCAAGCCAGTACACGACCTGGTACCCGGGGGCAAGCAGCAGCGCCGCGGGTACCGCCAACGCGCCCATCACCAGCCACAGCATCACGCCCTGCCCACGGAAGCGGTACTTCGCCAGCGCGTAGCCGCCCATCGCCGAGCAAAGCGTCGCGCCCACCGCCGTGACCGACGCGAGGAAGAACGAGTTAACCGTCG
The sequence above is a segment of the Phycisphaeraceae bacterium D3-23 genome. Coding sequences within it:
- a CDS encoding carbohydrate ABC transporter permease translates to MTRSKPFTTVLLYTALSIFAAVTLVPFVYLLFSAFKSQATFFTFVFWPTDGAWWQVDWSGFTGKHFKTLFTETGIARATVNSFFLASVTAVGATLCSAMGGYALAKYRFRGQGVMLWLVMGALAVPAALLLAPGYQVVYWLGLLDSYGGLILPALAPAFGVYLFRQAFISSMPNEMLEAARVDGCGELRLFFTIALPMVRPMVGAFLLITYLGTWNNFIAPQIIIQSPDMLPLSVYVAQLRGPYGTEYGLIMAGTLIAVAPVLVLFLLLQRDFIAGLTAGAVKG